The Halobacterium sp. CBA1132 genome has a segment encoding these proteins:
- a CDS encoding ABC transporter permease yields the protein MAGHVDSVFTWFGERIKDQDSTALFLLVPVTLFEVAFFVVPFCILLRMSFNAQSPNGFYESAWTLASYQEVLRSDLLHDILLFSFKFAVIATVLSVIIGLFYAYAVYRADGFKRSILLFAVVLPLLTTLVVKTYAWRPLLSPDGVLNNVLLSLGVISTPISFAPGLFGAVVGQVYIVVPYSILSIYSVLSTIDWAVVEAARDLGASRPRSFVEVVLPEVLPGIAVATVVSFAWSVGAYAAPSQLGSGQQTTFAMYVEQIMLNQFNWPFGAALSVVMLGLMLVVSLAAFRLLGGSGGVGDV from the coding sequence CGAGCGCATCAAAGACCAGGACTCCACGGCGCTGTTCCTCCTGGTGCCAGTGACGCTGTTCGAAGTCGCGTTCTTCGTCGTTCCGTTCTGCATCCTCCTCCGGATGAGCTTCAACGCACAGTCGCCGAACGGCTTCTACGAGTCGGCGTGGACACTCGCGTCCTACCAGGAAGTCCTCCGGTCGGACCTGTTACACGACATCCTCCTGTTCTCGTTCAAGTTCGCCGTCATCGCCACGGTGCTGTCCGTGATTATCGGCCTGTTCTACGCGTACGCCGTCTACCGCGCCGACGGATTCAAGCGCTCCATCCTGCTGTTCGCCGTCGTCCTCCCGCTGCTGACGACGCTCGTCGTCAAGACGTACGCGTGGCGGCCGCTCCTCTCGCCGGACGGCGTGCTCAACAACGTCCTGCTCTCGCTCGGCGTCATCTCGACGCCAATCTCGTTCGCGCCGGGGCTGTTCGGCGCCGTCGTCGGCCAAGTGTACATCGTCGTTCCGTACAGCATCCTCTCGATTTACAGCGTGCTCTCGACCATCGACTGGGCGGTCGTGGAAGCGGCCCGCGACCTCGGCGCGTCCCGGCCGCGCTCGTTCGTCGAAGTCGTGCTACCCGAGGTGCTCCCGGGAATCGCGGTCGCGACCGTCGTCTCGTTCGCGTGGAGCGTCGGCGCGTACGCCGCACCCTCGCAGCTCGGGTCCGGCCAGCAGACGACGTTCGCGATGTACGTCGAACAAATCATGCTCAACCAGTTCAACTGGCCGTTCGGCGCGGCGCTGTCGGTGGTCATGCTCGGATTGATGCTCGTGGTCTCGCTGGCCGCGTTCCGCCTGCTCGGCGGCAGTGGAGGTGTCGGCGATGTCTGA
- a CDS encoding ABC transporter permease, translating to MSENGLTRERVEDLLFQAGYWTVLALMLLPIAVVFVTSFQQADLLQFPPKGFSTKWYAQFFSSPRWLGAVVDSLVIGVGASAVSTVLGVAGSLAVNQSDSRLADVLVPIVLLPLLIPPVVLGLTFLIYFETIGIGSDYVQVILAHALWATPLAFFIMQSVFSRFDWNLRDAGMDLGARPHQTFYHVVLPNVKHGVIISALVTFIISLQEFIMALYLTGFGTRTIPVLAWNQLTQSLTPMVSVVSTFLILASVLAVLVSTALMNMEWLADQL from the coding sequence ATGTCTGAGAACGGCCTGACCCGCGAACGCGTCGAAGACCTGCTGTTCCAGGCCGGCTACTGGACGGTGCTGGCGCTGATGTTGCTGCCCATCGCCGTCGTCTTCGTGACGTCCTTCCAGCAGGCTGACCTGCTGCAGTTCCCGCCGAAGGGGTTCAGCACGAAGTGGTACGCGCAGTTCTTCTCGAGCCCGCGCTGGCTCGGCGCGGTCGTCGACAGCCTCGTCATCGGCGTGGGCGCGTCAGCGGTCTCGACCGTGCTCGGCGTCGCCGGGTCGCTCGCCGTCAATCAATCGGACAGCCGGCTCGCGGACGTCCTGGTTCCGATCGTGTTGCTGCCGCTGCTCATCCCGCCGGTGGTCCTCGGGCTGACCTTCCTCATCTACTTCGAGACCATCGGCATCGGCAGCGACTACGTGCAGGTCATTCTCGCACACGCGTTGTGGGCGACGCCGCTGGCGTTCTTCATCATGCAGTCGGTGTTCTCCCGCTTCGACTGGAACCTCCGAGACGCCGGCATGGACCTCGGCGCGCGACCCCACCAGACGTTCTACCACGTCGTCCTGCCGAACGTGAAACACGGCGTCATCATCTCCGCGCTGGTGACGTTCATCATCAGCCTCCAGGAGTTCATCATGGCGCTGTACCTCACCGGGTTCGGCACGCGGACCATCCCGGTGCTGGCGTGGAATCAGCTCACGCAGTCGCTGACGCCGATGGTCAGCGTCGTCTCGACGTTCCTCATCCTGGCGTCCGTGCTCGCCGTGCTCGTC